In Aphelocoma coerulescens isolate FSJ_1873_10779 chromosome 3, UR_Acoe_1.0, whole genome shotgun sequence, a single window of DNA contains:
- the LOC138107957 gene encoding spectrin beta chain, non-erythrocytic 2-like isoform X5 produces the protein MSGSTARKVQPFTISTRLSLPKCAADFPGDACPGIALASALDSHRGLRRSINERISLYLAHARAGPAAPAGQPRSPSPGEDGSTDEDRLNRNSLARSIKKITLSNWYGDAGTGETGGPGNPARAGGERNHNNNNSRTGKAQFKVFLRKDVDAEDKQQEPGSVQASVFCSPVDRCSPFYVLAGSPVSSPQKESPKGKESAAAPRCSGRSGVGAGPLLDLSPLIAQFNREMLQAEGWVRGKLRDLKDGCDLQDWEEVAQTLQRDMKDFENTLIKLNQMGEQLMWRASPSAEAVRRQLLALQDQWQLLKQTAASQSKALGGLRSLQDFNRKAEQLEAWIKHKEEKPSLAALLQESPDKIQLTRRILDLKQEEQQFQNLHKELNSLAQKLEKQGRSESRNISARRKHLNKTWLRLQGTLKEHHEALQLALEVASFLQQADILLEAIHAKQSSICSAGKPGEGKQCQDRDVRDIASQVMMLDVTVSQLLNLQPSLAARVTSKHRDVKESWAQLQQALRAEKAPAQASSSPGGKAAAPNVEPRGDDSSHGAVRKEGAPKWTRGLGSVVPKGVLEKMAEHKKGEESSPGSPAVGQPPHGGDNKRRREAEAEWGMRQLEAQVQDVCQVVNAEGPAQGRPPGSPQVEAMLRELGQLWEDLQRKHQENGVVLQEIDKALRLVGELDQAERWLQAVAGSLVEPAAMRSPAELRQDLEEMGQLEKQLLLCGLKLQALREEAAGESPMEHEGARKMQRKVEMVEDKLAHVQAALRRRAADLRDSLVLSEFLQDLQEEEARSQQGSAAPGSGRCGSQGSFPLHSAQVEQPPSSEDMSHPLGELQEAVEMLNDAAKERERVMEVAAETESLERLVAEVSPQLEALQCRAKALSRDIALAENGFTTVKSEKDLQGLQDLLSCQQEMEHAVSQTLQGQLQELERVAARLQELCPARQCPVSRELQETLWAWAGLRELLQETRLRVQQASRLRHFFKDYLAMISWTEDTRAQIFSESPSSSSVPETPCEELERRIEEKLKEFEALAAAGQQLVSEEHYLSATIKERLEELQSMLGWVLVRWRAQRHQQDLGSRQEDRRDPESPSSMSPTGQEQHASCAPPHLESIHSPAKFMPCSLLEPVQRLEPKLPGKTAISPPASGLSDAPPGVEQSWGEPSSKTPHGAEPPKEAATWDPAETSTLLLPPRGPCSLGGTVNLILSIGKKGEKKKAQPLASSEQPGEEALPTVQVEARKTCTAKRPPAVVRRPPAASGGMPAVSHTLPKARAGCLFNSLQRREQARAEQARLLTLQGIMGDSSLRPTPEECHGPSNTWPQKYGRRKEGPGTAAAGPQLGELLLYVRNPLVQDIDAECGAAPQNPCLPNPKITCPRLSLGSVLSLELPRDAVVLGCHRGAVAQQQEAEGQEQRQDQGVRLWKPTGTHGVEWHQDGHSPQGPSKRLGTSPKSEKGTWFEEVSFNPSYSQQRAHCSEKEHWNLQRPSSTSKDLLDSRPSRPSRVGMGDELSTRFGHSDSPSATGRARHHKAAWLELGSSPASIPGRAGAIPGPACAQQPASSSQPRGSPASPAAPTQLSVFEWALGSPQLQSPALGTKEVCHPAHRQFEEEEEELQAIWDGAHERQAQSPPGGSCASHRTSSGAGSLPSPSTTAGGPLILSSANNVLVAKFTLPTTAQLLHSPSGEKSPRVEHSGSGSPNGLRVSPHMEELVSAAPLDASSAWNQRRHRQEGRESSKVLPGKMEFQMMEGTLERKHVLQAGGRKASCRAWGLFHAVLMRQTLCFYQDRRDSLKSSVVALPLHLSGAVCTPDAEYTKKTNCFRLQLQDGSEYLLRAPTQPLMNEWVSKLQQNSGFPEVDYFQAAAQHVEGTGGTGSFSKVSSPGNSHLQGHHQVTTTKSQEVVVLPCTSTLLQQPLGSQDGQVDGTVEAAENAQGTGHKEQQWSPRGSPGLWDNICPEDDYGLVANKRRSYSFTSATYQKITPLAVPKEPVEAGSSYSVTLYIGEQVTAMPRARCHSFVARTGSPRDTLGEKTTSPPRTKNKSVFKKFFGKKE, from the exons ATGTCGGGCAGCACGGCGAGGAAGGTGCAGCCCTTCACCATCAGCACCAGGCTCTCGCTGCCCAAGTGTGCCGCGGACTTTCCCGGAGACGCCTGCCCCGGCATCGCCCTCGCCTCCGCGCTGGACAGCCACCGCGGCCTCCGTCGCAGCATCAACGAGCGCATCTCCCTCTACCTGGCCCACGcccgggccggccccgccgcccccgcggggcagccccgcagccccagccccggcgaGGACGGGAGCACCGACGAGGACCGGCTGAACCGCAACTCCCTAGCCCGTTCCATTAAGAAGATCACGTTGTCCAACTGGTACGGGGACGCTGGCACGGGAGAGACAGGGGGACCCGGGAACCCTGCCCGCGCCGGCGGCGAGAGgaaccacaacaacaacaacagcaggaCAGGGAAAGCTCAGTTCAAG GTCTTCCTCAGGAAGGATGTGGATGCAGAGGACaagcagcaggagcctgggAGTGTTCAGGCCAGTGTGTTCTGCTCTCCGGTGGACAGATGTTCTCCCTTCTATGTG CTGGCAGGATCCCCGGTGTCATCACCCCAGAAAGAGAGCCCTAAGGGCAAGGAGTCTGCTGCAGCACCAAGATGCAGCGGGCGAAGCGGCGTGGGAGCAGGCCCTCTCCTCGACCTGAGTCCTCTGATAGCCCAGTTCAACCGGGAGATGCTGCAG GCAGAGGGCTGGGTGCGAGGCAAGCTGCGGGACCTGAAGGATGGCTGTGACCTCCAGGACTGGGAGGAGGTGGCTCAGACCTTGCAGCGGGACATGAAGGATTTTGAGAACACGCTGATAAAGCTCAATCAG ATGGGCGAGCAGCTGATGTGGAGGGCAAGCCCCAGTGCTGAGGCAGTGCGGAGgcagctgctggccctgcagGACCAGTGGCAGCTCCTGAAGCAGACGGCTGCCAGCCAGAGCAAAGCCCTGGGGGGGCTGCGGAGTCTGCAGGACTTTAACAGGAAAGCCGAGCAGCTGGAGGCGTGGATCAAGCACAAG GAGGAGAAGCCCTCTCTGGCAGCTCTCCTGCAGGAAAGCCCGGACAAGATCCAGCTCACCCGCCGCATCCTTGACTTGAAGCAG gaggagcagcagttcCAGAATCTGCATAAGGAGCTGAACAGCCTGGCCCAGAAGCTGGAGAAACAAGGCAGAAGTGAGAGCAGAAACATCTCAGCCCGGCGCAAGCACCTCAATAAAAC GTGGCTGCGGCTGCAGGGGACCCTGAAGGAGCACCAcgaggctctgcagctggccTTGGAGGTGGCCTCCTTCCTCCAGCAGGCAGATATCCTGCTCGAGGCCATCCATGCAAAG CAGAGCAGCATCTGCAGTGCAGGGAAGCCTGGGGAGGGCAAGCAATGCCAGGATCGGGATGTCAGGGACATAGCCAGCCAGGTGATG ATGCTGGATGTGACTGTGTCCCAGCTCCTAAAcctgcagcccagcctggcagccCGAGTCACCTCAAAGCACCGAGACGTAAAGGAGAGCTGGGCGCAGCTCCAGCAGGCACTGAG GGCAGAGAAGGCTCCAGCACAGGCAAGCAGTTCCCCAGGGGgcaaagctgcagctccaaatGTTGAGCCTCGAGGAGATGATAGCAGTCATGGGGCTgtgaggaaggaaggagcaCCCAAATGGACAAGAGGACTTGGGAGCGTG GTACCAAAAGGCGTGCTGGAGAAGATGGCAGAGCAcaagaaaggagaggagagcagccctggctccCCAGCAGTGGGACAGCCCCCTCATGGAGGGGACAACAAAAG gaggagagaggcagagGCTGAGTGGGGGATGCGGCAGCTGGAGGCCCAAGTGCAGGACGTCTGCCAGGTGGTGAATGCG gaGGGGCCAGCACAAGGGAGGCCTCCCGGGAGCCCTCAGGTGGAGGCCATGCTGCGGGAACTGGGGCAGTTGTGGGAGGACCTGCAGAGGAAGCACCAGGAGAACGGTGTAGTGCTGCAAGAGATCGATAAG GCACTGAGGCTGGTGGGGGAGCTGGACCAGGCTGAGCGGTGGCTGCAAGCTGTGGCTGGGTCGCTCGTGGAACCAGCCGCCATGAGAAGCCCAGCGGAGCTGCGCCAGGACCTGGAAGAGATGGGCCAGCTGgagaagcagctcctgctgtgcgGCCTCAAGCTACAGGCACTGCGGGAGGAAGCAGCAGGCGAGTCGCCCATGGAGCACGAGGGAGCAAGGAAGATGCAGAGGAAAGTGGAGATGGTGGAGGACAA GTTGGCACACGTGCAGGCAGCCCTGCGGCGCCGGGCAGCAGATCTGCGGGACTCCCTGGTGCTGTCTGAGTTCCTGCAGGACCTGCAAGAGGAGGAAGCACGGAGCCAGCAGGGATCTGCAGCG CCAGGGAGTGGGCGTTGCGGCTCGCAGGgctcttttcccctgcactcagccCAGGTTGAGCAGCCTCCAAGCAGTGAGGACATGAGCCACCCCttgggagagctgcaggaggcCGTGGAAATGCTGAATGACGCAGCGAAGGAGCGAGAGCGGGTCATGGAGGTGGCAGCGGAGACAGAGAGCCTGGAGCGTCTG GTGGCAGAAGTATCCCCACAGCTGGAGGCCCTTCAGTGCAGAGCCAAGGCACTGTCTCGAGACATTGCCCTAGCAGAGAATGGCTTCACCACAGTGAAGAGTGAGAAGGACCTCCAAGGCCTGCAGGACTTGCTGAGCTGCCAGCAGGAAATGGAG CATGCAGTGTCGCAGACCCTGCaagggcagctgcaggagctggagagggtGGCTGCCCGCTTGCAAGAGCTGTGCCCTGCTCGGCAGTGCCCCGTCAGCCGGGAGCTGCAGGAGACTCTGTgggcctgggcagggctgcgagagctgctgcaggagaccCGGCTCCGTGTGCAGCAGGCCAGCCGGCTGCGGCACTTCTTCAAGGATTATTTAGCCATGAT CTCCTGGACGGAGGACACACGGGCTCAGATTTTCTCTGAAAGCCCGAGCAGCTCCAGTGTCCCGGAGACTCCATGTGAGGAACTGGAGAGGAGAATTGAAGAGAAGCTCAAGGAGTTTGAGGCActagcagcagcagggcagcagctggtgtCTGAGGAGCACTACCTGAGTGCAACA ATAAAGGAGCGCTTGGAAGAGCTGCAGAGCAtgctgggctgggtgctggtGCGCTGGCGAGCACAGAGGCATCAGCAGGATCTGGGGAGCAGACAGGAGGacaggagggacccagagagcCCCTCAAGCATGTCGCCCACTGGTCAG GAGCAGCATGCTTCATGTGCTCCACCCCATCTGGAAAGCATCCACAGTCCGGCGAAGTTCATGCCCTGCTCTCTCCTTGAGCCTGTGCAAAGATTAGAGCCAAAGCTTCCAGGGAAAACAGCCATCTCCCCACCAGCATCAGGCCTCTCAGATGCCCCACCAGgagtggagcagagctggggggagcccagcagtaaaacacCCCACGGTGCAGAACCCCCCAAGGAGGCTGCCACCTGGGATCCTGCCGAGACCTCcacgctgctgctgccaccgcGGGGCCCTTGCAGTCTTGGGGGGACGGTCAACCTCATCCTCAGCATTGGCAAGAAGGGCGAGAAGAAGAAGGCACAGCCGCTGGCCAGCAGCGAGCAGCCGGGGGAGGAGGCACTGCCGACG GTGCAGGTGGAGGCCAGGAAAACCTGCACCGCAAAGCGGCCACCTGCCGTTGTCCGCCGCCCTCCAGCAGCCAGCGGTGGGATGCCAGCTGTCTCCCACACCCTGCCTAAGGCCAGGGCTGGCTGTCTCTTCAACAGCCTGCAGCGGCGGGAGCaggccagggcagagcaggcccgCCTGCTGACTCTCCAGGGCATCATGGGTGACAGCTCCCTGCGGCCCACACCTGAGGAATGCCATGGCCCCAGCAACACGTGGCCTCAGAAGTATGGTCGAAGGAAGGAGgggccagggacagctgctgctggaccCCAGCTTGGGGAGCTGCTCCTCTATGTCAGGAACCCGCTGGTGCAGGACATCGATGCTGAGTGTGGGGCAGCCCCCCAGAATCCCTGCCTGCCTAACCCAAAAATCACATGCCCCCGTCTTTCCCTGGGCtctgtgctcagcctggagctgccaCGGGATGCAGTGGTCCTGGGGTGCCACCGAGGGGctgtggcacagcagcaggaggcagagggaCAGGAGCAGAGGCAGGATCAAGGGGTGAGGCTGTGGAAGCCCACAGGCACACATGGAGTTGAATGGCATCAAGACGGGCACAGTCCCCAGGGGCCCAGCAAGAGGCTGGGGACGTCCCCCAAGAGTGAGAAAGGAACGTGGTTTGAGGAGGTGAGCTTCAACCCCAGCTACAGCCAGCAAAGGGCACACTGTTCTGAGAAGGAGCACTGGAACCTGCAGcgccccagcagcaccagtaaAGACCTCCTGGACTCGAGACCAAGCCGGCCGTCCCGTGTCGGTATGGGGGATGAGCTGTCCACCCGCTTTGGCCACAGTGACAGCCCCAGTGCCACTGGCAGGGCCAGACATCACAAAGCCGCTTGGCTAGAGCTTGGATCATCCCCTGCCAGcatcccaggcagggctggagccatccctggccctgcctgtgcgcagcagccagccagcagcagccagcccagaggGTCCCCAGCTTCCCCTGCTGCCCCGACCCAGCTCTCTGTCTTTGAGTGGGCACTGGGGTCTCCACAGCTCCAGAGCCCTGCACTGGGCACTAAGGAAGTCTGCCACCCTGCCCACAGGCAGtttgaggaagaggaggaggagctgcaggccATCTGGGATGGGGCACACGAGCGACAGGCACAGAGCCCAccaggaggcagctgtgccagccaccGGACGAGCAGCGGAGCAGGCAGcttgcccagccccagcaccactGCTGGTGGGCCCCTCATCCTCTCATCAGCCAACAACGTGCTAGTGGCCAAATTCACCCTTCCCAccactgcccagctgctccacagCCCGTCAGGAGAGAAGAGCCCCAGAGTGGAGCACAGTGGCAGTGGCAGCCCCAATGGGCTCAGGGTTTCCCCCCACATGGAGGAGCTGGTGTCTGCAGCCCCTTTGGATGCCTCCAGTGCCTGGAATCAGCGGAGGCACCGgcaagaagggagagagagcagCAAG GTCCTTCCTGGTAAAATGGAGTTTCAGATGATGGAGGGCACGCTGGAAAGGAAGCACGTATTGCAGGCAGGAGGGAGAAAG GCCAGCTGCCGGGCCTGGGGCCTCTTCCATGCTGTGCTGATGAGGCAGACACTATGCTTCTACCAGGACCGCAGGGACAGCCTCAAG AGCTCGGTGGTGGCCCTTCCCCTGCACCTCTCCGGGGCGGTCTGCACCCCAGATGCCGAGTACACCAAGAAGACCAACTGCTTCAGGCTTCA gctgcaggatGGTTCTGAATACCTCCTGAGGGCCCCCACCCAGCCCCTCATGAATGAGTGGGTCTCAAAGCTGCAGCAAAACTCAG GTTTCCCTGAAGTAGATTACTTCCAGGCGGCAGCACAGCATGTCGAGGGCACTGGTGGTACTGGCAG TTTCAGCAAggtctccagccctgggaaCTCCCACCTCCAGGGACATCACCAGGTGACAACCACCAAGAGCCAGGAGGTTGTGGTGTTACCCTGCACAAGCACACTactgcagcagcctctgggcaGCCAGGATGGCCAAGTCGATGGGACTGTGGAAGCAGCAG AGAATGCTCAGGGGACTGGGCACAAGGAGCAGCAGTGGTCACCCAGGGGGTCCCCCGGGCTGTGGGACAACATCTGCCCAGAAGACGACTATGGGCTCGTGGCCAACAAGAGGAGGTCCTACTCCTTCACCTCAG CCACCTACCAGAAGATCACCCCGCTGGCCGTGCCCAAGGAGCCGGtggaggctgggagcagctaCTCTGTCACACTGTACATAGGGGAGCAGGTGACAGCCATGCCCCGGGCACGCTGCCACTCCTTCGTGGCCCGAACAGGGAGCCCCCGGGACACACTTGGGGAGAAGACCACCAGCCCACCTCGCACCAAGAACAAATCTGTCTTCAAGAAGTTCTTTGGGAAGAAAGAGTGA